The Thermodesulfovibrionia bacterium genome contains a region encoding:
- the amrB gene encoding AmmeMemoRadiSam system protein B, producing the protein MIRKPAVAGSFYSSSQSDLTEEVNGYIVHDAVKVKAIGIVSPHAGLMYSGAVAGAVYSRIKFPKTFIILSPNHTGLGAPISIMASGQWQMPTGSLKIDEDLAKKILKASSLVEEDTLAHAMEHSIEVQLPFIIHFSSEVNIVPITIMSDSAATCRTLGESLADAILETDYPVTIIASSDMSHYEEASAAKGKDSMAIKKILSLDADGLYETVKKENISMCGYAPVTAMLHAANRLGAKEARLIKYMTSGDVSGDYNNVVGYAGVIVK; encoded by the coding sequence ATGATAAGAAAACCCGCTGTAGCAGGAAGTTTTTACTCCTCATCTCAGTCAGATCTCACAGAAGAAGTTAACGGGTATATAGTTCATGACGCAGTAAAGGTCAAAGCGATCGGCATAGTATCTCCGCATGCCGGACTCATGTATTCAGGCGCTGTTGCAGGCGCGGTTTATTCAAGGATAAAATTCCCCAAGACCTTCATTATCCTCAGCCCTAACCACACCGGCCTTGGAGCGCCGATCTCTATTATGGCTTCAGGTCAATGGCAGATGCCCACCGGCAGCCTGAAGATAGACGAGGACCTTGCAAAGAAAATTTTAAAAGCTTCCAGTCTTGTTGAAGAAGATACGCTTGCACATGCGATGGAACACTCGATAGAGGTGCAGCTTCCTTTTATCATCCATTTTTCATCAGAGGTGAATATTGTGCCGATTACGATTATGTCTGACTCGGCTGCGACATGCAGGACGTTGGGCGAGAGCCTTGCCGATGCCATACTTGAGACTGATTATCCTGTCACGATCATTGCAAGCTCAGACATGAGCCATTATGAGGAAGCCTCTGCAGCCAAGGGGAAGGACAGTATGGCGATTAAAAAAATATTAAGCCTTGATGCCGACGGCCTTTATGAGACCGTAAAAAAAGAGAATATCTCAATGTGCGGATATGCCCCTGTAACCGCCATGCTTCACGCAGCCAATAGATTAGGCGCAAAAGAGGCGCGCCTTATAAAGTACATGACCTCCGGCGATGTAAGCGGTGATTATAACAACGTTGTAGGATACGCCGGGGTTATAGTAAAATAA
- a CDS encoding YkgJ family cysteine cluster protein, producing the protein MSKMDNVVKTKLSLDSKFKFRCHKDIKCFTKCCSNVEILLTPYDVLRLKNRLALSSEEFLEMHTYMKIDDSSSHPYAMLLMNDDKERKCPFVTEQGCSVYEDRPANCRYYPVGQGTLKVDGKNGPVDEEFYFFINEKHCLGFEEDKEWTIASWRNDQEVDKYDEVNREWKSIQMRKNLPNESGIDEKKQHQFYMASYDLDRFRRYIFESRFLDIFDIDKTVVEDIRNNDVALIKFGAMYIKYVMMLDQTLKVRDEHLNIKDKNTSDK; encoded by the coding sequence ATGTCAAAAATGGATAATGTTGTCAAAACCAAACTCTCGCTTGATTCTAAATTCAAGTTCAGATGCCATAAGGATATCAAATGTTTCACAAAGTGCTGCAGTAATGTAGAGATTCTTCTTACACCTTATGATGTCCTGAGACTGAAGAACAGGCTTGCTCTGTCTTCGGAAGAGTTTCTGGAAATGCATACGTATATGAAGATAGATGATAGTTCATCGCACCCGTACGCGATGCTTTTGATGAATGATGACAAAGAGAGAAAGTGCCCTTTTGTCACAGAGCAAGGATGCAGTGTTTATGAAGACCGGCCGGCAAACTGCCGTTATTATCCTGTAGGGCAGGGCACGCTCAAGGTTGACGGTAAGAACGGGCCTGTTGATGAAGAATTTTATTTCTTTATTAATGAGAAGCACTGCCTGGGTTTTGAAGAGGATAAAGAATGGACTATCGCTTCCTGGAGAAATGACCAGGAGGTTGATAAGTATGATGAGGTCAACAGAGAGTGGAAGTCTATCCAGATGAGAAAGAACCTTCCCAATGAATCCGGGATTGATGAGAAGAAGCAGCACCAGTTCTATATGGCGAGCTATGACCTCGACAGGTTCAGAAGATATATCTTTGAAAGCAGATTCCTTGATATCTTTGATATAGATAAAACTGTTGTTGAGGATATCAGGAATAATGATGTGGCTCTTATCAAATTCGGAGCTATGTATATTAAGTATGTGATGATGCTTGATCAGACCCTTAAGGTCAGGGACGAACATTTAAATATTAAAGATAAGAATACTTCTGACAAATAA
- the lsrF gene encoding 3-hydroxy-5-phosphonooxypentane-2,4-dione thiolase: protein MDWGMRNRLAQIIKPDGHCFFLPIDHGYFLGPTSKLEKPGETIKPLLPYADALFVTRGVLRNAIDPVKTKPIILRVSGGTSVVGEDLANEGLTTSIEEIIRLNVSAVGMSIFVGTPYEKETLLNLAQLVNECEDFGIPVMAVTAVGKELEKRDARYLGLCCRIAAELGARVVKTYWCKDFDKVINGCPVPVVMAGGPKCETELEVMEFVYDGLQKGAIGINLGRNVWQHQYPLAMMKALHAVVHKKATPKEANDIFNEIKNKK from the coding sequence ATGGATTGGGGAATGAGAAACAGACTTGCACAGATAATCAAACCTGACGGGCACTGCTTCTTTTTGCCTATAGACCACGGCTATTTTCTGGGGCCTACATCAAAACTTGAAAAACCCGGCGAGACGATAAAACCGCTTCTGCCTTATGCAGATGCGCTCTTCGTCACAAGAGGTGTATTGCGAAATGCTATTGACCCTGTTAAGACCAAGCCGATCATTCTTAGGGTTTCAGGAGGCACGAGTGTTGTCGGCGAGGACCTTGCAAATGAGGGGCTCACAACTTCCATAGAAGAGATTATCCGTTTGAACGTCTCTGCAGTCGGAATGTCAATATTTGTCGGAACTCCATACGAGAAAGAGACGCTTCTAAATCTGGCACAGCTTGTCAATGAGTGTGAAGACTTCGGCATCCCTGTTATGGCAGTTACCGCAGTCGGCAAAGAGCTTGAGAAGAGGGACGCGCGTTATCTCGGCCTCTGCTGCAGGATCGCTGCTGAGCTTGGCGCGAGAGTGGTCAAGACATACTGGTGCAAGGATTTTGACAAGGTCATTAACGGCTGCCCTGTTCCGGTAGTTATGGCAGGCGGGCCTAAATGCGAGACCGAGCTTGAGGTCATGGAGTTCGTATATGACGGACTTCAGAAGGGCGCTATAGGAATCAACCTCGGCAGAAATGTCTGGCAGCATCAATATCCTCTTGCAATGATGAAGGCGCTGCATGCTGTTGTCCACAAGAAGGCAACACCTAAAGAGGCTAATGATATCTTTAATGAGATAAAGAATAAAAAATAA
- a CDS encoding zinc-dependent dehydrogenase — protein MKVAVYYNNKDVRVQEIPIPKIGWGEILVRVVASGICGSDVMEWYRVKKTPRVLGHEITGYIAEVGEGVDDYNVGQRVFVSHHVPCNTCQYCLSGAHTACDTLHNTNYDPGGFSEYIRIPKINVENGVYVLPDDMTYEEGTFIEPLACVMRGQRLAGLKPGKSVLVIGSGISGLMHVKLAKATGAGKIFATDINDYRLNAAKRFGADAVFNAKDNIHDRIKEANDGHLADLVIVCAGALQASLDGIKCVERGGTVLFFAVPEPEVMVPVPMNDLWRNEITLMTSYGAGPDDLEAAIDIMRSKRISFSDMITHRLPLEKAQEGFSLVADAKESIKVILEPDINCAK, from the coding sequence ATGAAAGTAGCAGTTTATTACAACAACAAAGATGTCAGGGTGCAGGAGATACCGATCCCAAAGATTGGATGGGGTGAGATACTTGTACGGGTCGTAGCCAGCGGTATCTGCGGAAGCGATGTTATGGAATGGTACCGCGTAAAGAAGACTCCGCGAGTTCTCGGCCATGAGATTACCGGTTATATCGCAGAGGTCGGCGAGGGGGTTGATGATTACAATGTCGGGCAGAGGGTCTTTGTCTCCCATCATGTCCCCTGCAATACTTGCCAGTACTGCCTCAGCGGCGCTCACACCGCGTGCGATACTCTTCACAATACCAACTATGACCCAGGAGGTTTTTCCGAGTACATCCGAATTCCAAAGATCAATGTTGAAAATGGCGTGTATGTATTGCCTGATGATATGACCTATGAGGAAGGCACCTTTATTGAACCGCTTGCATGTGTGATGCGTGGGCAGAGGCTTGCAGGCCTGAAGCCCGGCAAGAGCGTTCTGGTTATCGGAAGCGGCATATCAGGGCTGATGCATGTAAAGCTTGCCAAAGCAACCGGAGCAGGAAAAATATTCGCTACTGATATTAATGACTATCGTCTCAATGCCGCAAAGAGGTTCGGCGCTGATGCTGTCTTCAATGCCAAAGATAACATCCATGACCGCATCAAAGAGGCAAATGACGGACATCTTGCTGATCTCGTTATTGTCTGCGCAGGCGCTCTTCAGGCATCGCTTGACGGCATCAAATGTGTAGAGAGGGGAGGGACGGTCCTCTTCTTTGCCGTGCCTGAGCCTGAGGTGATGGTGCCTGTTCCTATGAACGATCTCTGGAGAAATGAGATAACGCTCATGACATCTTACGGCGCAGGGCCTGATGACCTTGAGGCGGCGATAGATATCATGCGCAGCAAGAGGATCTCTTTCAGCGACATGATCACTCACAGGCTGCCGCTTGAAAAAGCGCAGGAAGGCTTCAGTCTTGTTGCAGATGCAAAAGAGTCTATAAAGGTCATTCTTGAGCCGGACATTAATTGCGCTAAATAA
- a CDS encoding PfkB family carbohydrate kinase codes for MSLLVVGSVAFDAVKTPFGEVDEALGGSATYFSTASSYFTDVAVVAVVGTDFPEKHLTSLKSHGIDIEGIERKEGKTFRWKGEYGYELNEAKTLDTQLNVFESFKPNLPESYRNRKVVFLANIDPDLQRDVLSQVKEPALVACDTMNFWISGKKDSLIKTLKSVNILLINDGEARQLANEPNLVKAARIIMKMGPTTLVIKRGEHGALMFTGKEIFAAPAYPLEAVFDPTGAGDSFAGGFMGYLTNTMNFEPANIRKAIIFGSVMASFNVESFSLDRLKTLDYLEIEARYREFKRLTHFEDLG; via the coding sequence ATGTCATTACTCGTTGTAGGTTCTGTCGCATTTGATGCTGTTAAAACACCATTCGGCGAAGTTGATGAGGCGCTCGGCGGCTCAGCCACATACTTCTCAACCGCCTCAAGCTATTTTACCGATGTCGCAGTCGTTGCTGTTGTAGGCACTGACTTTCCTGAAAAGCACCTTACATCATTAAAGAGCCATGGCATAGATATTGAAGGCATCGAGCGGAAAGAGGGCAAGACATTCAGGTGGAAGGGCGAATACGGTTATGAATTAAATGAGGCAAAGACGCTTGATACACAGCTTAATGTCTTTGAATCCTTCAAGCCGAACCTTCCTGAAAGCTATAGGAACCGCAAGGTCGTCTTTCTTGCGAACATAGACCCTGACCTTCAGAGAGATGTTCTTAGCCAGGTCAAAGAACCCGCGCTCGTTGCCTGCGACACAATGAACTTCTGGATCAGCGGAAAGAAAGACTCGCTCATTAAAACGCTTAAGAGCGTAAACATCCTTCTCATCAATGACGGCGAGGCGAGGCAGCTTGCGAATGAGCCGAACCTTGTTAAAGCCGCACGCATAATTATGAAGATGGGGCCGACAACGCTTGTAATAAAACGCGGTGAACACGGCGCATTGATGTTCACGGGCAAGGAGATATTCGCAGCTCCTGCTTATCCGCTTGAGGCGGTCTTTGATCCCACAGGCGCAGGCGATAGCTTCGCAGGCGGCTTCATGGGCTACCTCACCAACACGATGAACTTTGAACCTGCAAACATCCGCAAAGCGATAATCTTCGGCAGCGTCATGGCATCGTTCAATGTCGAATCATTCAGTCTTGACAGGCTCAAGACGCTTGATTACCTGGAGATAGAAGCGCGGTACAGAGAGTTTAAGAGGCTGACGCATTTTGAGGATTTAGGGTAG
- a CDS encoding helix-turn-helix transcriptional regulator codes for MKKTNFDRYIEEQMKDPAFAARFKDAGEAWDVALQITALREQAGLSQKDLAKILKTSQQQISRLESPNYEGHSLSALRRVAEALHAKVRVIFEPEKKGSGMRVAEAGVTYHPKRSKTKRT; via the coding sequence ATGAAAAAAACAAATTTTGATCGTTACATAGAAGAGCAGATGAAGGATCCCGCATTTGCCGCCCGCTTCAAAGACGCTGGCGAGGCCTGGGATGTTGCGCTGCAGATCACAGCACTCCGCGAGCAAGCCGGGCTTTCACAAAAAGACCTTGCGAAGATACTCAAGACCTCACAACAGCAGATCAGCCGACTGGAATCACCAAACTATGAAGGACACTCACTCAGCGCCCTGCGCCGTGTTGCCGAAGCCCTTCATGCCAAAGTCCGCGTGATATTTGAGCCGGAGAAAAAAGGGAGCGGGATGCGTGTAGCTGAAGCTGGCGTAACGTACCATCCCAAACGCTCTAAAACTAAACGGACATAA
- a CDS encoding type II toxin-antitoxin system RelE/ParE family toxin, which produces MDMNFTVEFYETVTGACPVRDFLDELKATDPDDFASVIAGLAKLRNRQYHRKPLCKALGDGLFELRHVGKLNTRVLWFFVKNCRIVAVHGIRNKGRTISDRDIKTATDRMLDWRNREER; this is translated from the coding sequence ATGGATATGAATTTTACGGTAGAATTTTATGAGACAGTGACTGGAGCATGTCCTGTTCGTGATTTCCTGGACGAGTTAAAGGCCACTGATCCGGACGATTTCGCATCAGTGATAGCAGGTCTGGCAAAACTGCGGAACCGGCAGTATCACCGCAAACCATTATGCAAGGCGCTTGGTGATGGGCTGTTTGAACTGCGCCACGTGGGCAAACTCAATACCCGCGTGCTTTGGTTTTTCGTAAAGAATTGCCGGATTGTCGCTGTTCACGGTATTCGCAACAAAGGGCGGACTATTTCTGACCGCGATATTAAAACTGCTACTGACCGGATGCTTGACTGGCGGAATAGAGAGGAGAGATGA
- the coaE gene encoding dephospho-CoA kinase (Dephospho-CoA kinase (CoaE) performs the final step in coenzyme A biosynthesis.), with translation MPTIGLTGGFGTGKSTVLKLFKKLGAHTVDSDKLVADILKRPVIINKLVKILGKEITQKRNGKLILIKSRIAKIIFADPEKRKAVENIIHPEVLKEIKAIRKTIYSKDKSATIVIEVPLLFETGFDKYFDKTVVVYCNREIAINRLMNKGFSREEILKRIRAQMPISRKKKLADYSINNNS, from the coding sequence ATGCCTACCATAGGACTGACAGGCGGTTTCGGAACAGGCAAATCAACAGTGCTGAAGCTATTCAAAAAGCTCGGCGCGCATACCGTTGACAGCGATAAACTTGTCGCTGATATTCTCAAACGTCCGGTCATCATCAATAAGCTTGTTAAAATACTCGGCAAAGAGATCACTCAAAAAAGAAACGGCAAACTGATCCTGATAAAAAGCCGTATTGCCAAGATCATCTTTGCAGACCCTGAAAAACGAAAGGCCGTTGAAAATATCATTCATCCTGAAGTGTTGAAAGAGATCAAGGCTATCAGGAAAACAATCTACAGCAAAGACAAATCAGCAACCATCGTCATTGAAGTCCCTCTGCTCTTTGAGACAGGCTTTGATAAGTATTTTGACAAGACAGTAGTCGTGTACTGCAATAGAGAAATTGCAATCAACAGGCTCATGAATAAAGGCTTTTCAAGAGAAGAAATTCTCAAACGTATCCGCGCCCAGATGCCGATCTCAAGAAAAAAGAAGTTGGCTGATTACTCAATTAATAACAATAGCTAA
- the rpiB gene encoding ribose 5-phosphate isomerase B — protein sequence MIVAIGCDHAGVTLKDALLPALDKLELSCEDVGTKDEESVDYPDFGAKAAEMVSSGKAERGILICGTGIGMSIVANKFPGIRAALCHDADSARMSRLHNDANMLILPGRSLDNKTAFEIVRVWFQTDFEGGRHQRRLDKIKAIEDKMICR from the coding sequence ATGATCGTTGCAATTGGCTGTGACCATGCCGGAGTTACATTGAAAGACGCGCTGCTGCCTGCGCTTGATAAACTTGAATTAAGCTGTGAGGATGTCGGCACAAAAGATGAAGAGTCAGTGGATTATCCTGATTTCGGAGCTAAGGCTGCTGAGATGGTCTCAAGCGGCAAGGCAGAAAGAGGGATACTTATCTGCGGGACAGGTATCGGGATGTCGATCGTGGCAAATAAATTTCCGGGCATAAGGGCTGCGCTCTGCCATGACGCTGATTCAGCAAGGATGAGCAGGCTGCATAATGATGCGAACATGCTGATACTGCCTGGAAGGTCATTGGATAATAAAACCGCATTTGAGATTGTGAGGGTCTGGTTTCAGACTGATTTCGAAGGCGGTCGTCACCAGAGGAGACTTGATAAAATAAAAGCGATAGAGGATAAAATGATATGCCGTTAA
- the glyA gene encoding serine hydroxymethyltransferase, translated as MPLNLSELEKADSEIYDAIVNEIRREKEQLILIASENYASRAVMEAQGTVFTNKYAEGYPGRRYYGGCEYVDIAETLAINRAKELFGAEHVNVQPHSGTQANMAVYCAMLKPGDKILGMSLSHGGHLSHGSHVNFSGIVYEGSSYGVGKKTGTINYNEVRKIAKKVKPKIIVAGASAYSRIIDFKKLSKIAIECNAYFMVDIAHISGLVAAGVHPSPVPYADFVTSTTHKTLRGPRGGIIMCKEKYAKQIDKMVFPGIQGGPLMHVIAAKAVALKEALSPGFKHYQIQIVKNAKELSGALIERGFKIISGGTDTHLMLIDLSNKKISGKDAETALDLAGITLNKNAIPHDKLPPAVTSGIRIGTPTVTTRGMKEPEMIIIAGLIDAVLQAPNDKDNIRRVRDKVKSLCRKFPAYSDLKV; from the coding sequence ATGCCGTTAAATTTGTCTGAACTGGAAAAGGCCGATTCTGAGATATACGATGCGATAGTTAATGAGATCAGGAGAGAGAAAGAACAGCTTATACTGATAGCCTCAGAGAACTATGCCAGCAGGGCGGTCATGGAGGCGCAGGGCACTGTCTTTACAAATAAATATGCAGAGGGATATCCCGGCAGGCGGTATTACGGCGGATGTGAATACGTTGATATTGCTGAAACACTTGCCATTAACAGGGCGAAGGAACTCTTTGGCGCAGAGCATGTTAATGTTCAGCCTCATTCAGGCACGCAGGCTAATATGGCTGTATACTGCGCGATGTTAAAGCCGGGAGATAAGATACTCGGCATGAGCCTCAGCCACGGCGGCCATTTGTCTCACGGCTCACATGTCAACTTCTCAGGGATAGTTTATGAAGGATCTTCTTACGGGGTCGGCAAAAAGACCGGAACCATTAACTATAATGAGGTAAGAAAGATAGCAAAGAAGGTCAAGCCGAAGATAATTGTAGCCGGCGCCAGCGCCTACTCAAGGATAATCGATTTTAAGAAGCTGTCAAAGATTGCCATAGAGTGCAATGCATATTTTATGGTTGATATAGCTCATATATCAGGGCTTGTTGCGGCAGGAGTTCATCCTTCACCTGTTCCTTATGCTGACTTTGTCACATCTACCACTCACAAAACCCTCAGAGGGCCGCGTGGCGGTATTATTATGTGCAAAGAGAAGTATGCAAAGCAGATAGACAAGATGGTATTCCCGGGCATACAGGGCGGCCCGTTAATGCATGTTATTGCTGCAAAAGCGGTCGCTTTAAAAGAGGCGTTATCTCCGGGCTTTAAGCACTATCAGATTCAGATAGTCAAGAATGCGAAAGAGTTAAGCGGAGCCCTGATCGAGAGAGGCTTTAAGATAATATCAGGCGGCACAGACACGCACCTTATGCTTATTGACCTTTCTAACAAGAAGATATCAGGCAAAGACGCAGAGACAGCGCTTGACCTTGCCGGTATCACTCTTAATAAAAATGCGATTCCTCATGACAAACTCCCGCCTGCAGTAACAAGCGGTATCAGGATCGGGACTCCTACTGTGACCACTCGCGGCATGAAAGAGCCTGAGATGATAATAATCGCGGGCCTGATAGACGCTGTGCTCCAGGCTCCTAATGACAAAGATAATATCAGGCGTGTCAGGGATAAAGTGAAGTCTCTATGCAGAAAGTTTCCTGCGTACAGCGACCTGAAAGTTTAA
- the nrdR gene encoding transcriptional regulator NrdR: MKCPFCGFVEDKVIDSRSSKEADVIRRRRECLKCASRFTSYERIEEILPLVVKKDGRREAFDRQKIIHGLEKACEKRPVSVEEWEALTTRIEKKLQALGEKEIMSSLIGEEIMTGLKDIDEVAYVRFASVYRQFKDIKEFMEEIKDLYFHK, from the coding sequence ATGAAATGCCCATTCTGTGGTTTTGTCGAAGACAAGGTTATTGACTCCCGTTCAAGCAAAGAGGCCGATGTTATTAGGCGCAGGCGGGAATGCCTGAAGTGCGCGAGCCGCTTTACAAGTTATGAACGCATAGAGGAGATACTTCCGCTTGTGGTCAAAAAAGACGGACGGCGCGAGGCCTTTGACAGACAGAAGATAATACACGGCCTTGAGAAGGCGTGCGAGAAGAGGCCTGTCAGTGTCGAGGAATGGGAAGCGCTTACAACAAGGATAGAGAAGAAACTGCAGGCGCTCGGCGAGAAAGAGATAATGAGTTCTCTTATCGGAGAGGAGATAATGACAGGGCTTAAAGATATAGATGAGGTTGCTTATGTGCGGTTTGCATCGGTCTACCGCCAGTTCAAAGATATAAAAGAGTTCATGGAAGAGATAAAAGACCTTTATTTCCATAAATGA
- a CDS encoding ATP-dependent Clp protease ATP-binding subunit, protein MFEKFTEKGRKVIINARDEAEKRQNDYLGTEHLLLGILKDEDGLPLIILKKMGISVGELRIEVERNLPTSSSILAFGDIPFTPRAKKVLELAVEEARLLGHSYIGSEHLLTGLIREDEGIAGKILRSLGANLLAARQLAINLSIRGTQQAVKEKKSKTPALDEFGRDMTQLARNGKLDPVIGRTNEIERVLQILGRRLKNNPVIIGEPGVGKTAIVEGLAQRIISKDVPENLYNKRIISLDLGALIAGTKYRGQFEERLKLLMKEITQSDNIILFIDELHTLVGAGAAEGSVDASNMLKPALSNGEIQCIGATTSDEYRKYIEKDGAFERRFQPIFVQPPSVEETIDMLNGLKKNYESHHKIKISDEAIKACVNLSDRYITARSLPDKAVDVLDETGARMKLKMFMMSPELRELESELRRVNKEKGLYIKIHDFEKGAAAKKEEDRIRELYDSLLEKWRENQQNDIPVVYEDDIAYTVSKITGIPLYRLEENESEKLLRMEEELHRSIVAQDDAVNVISKAIRRSRAGLKARKRPIGSFFFLGPTGVGKTELAKSLAKFLFNDENALIKIDMSEYMEKFNVSRLTGAPPGYVGYEESGQLTETVRRRPYSVILFDEIEKAHPDVFNVLLQVLDEGVLTDNLGRKIDFKHTIIIMTSNVGTRFTDNMTPLGFQNAASEDKYKEIKDRVLSELKQKFNPEFLNRIDDIVVFHQLEKAHLVKIVDLLMIDLNKQLLDQDITVELSDDTIEWLIDNNYQTAYGARPMRRAIQKYIEDPLSEEILRGRFRELKNIRVVIEDGKPVFIESGVEELVSS, encoded by the coding sequence ATGTTTGAAAAGTTCACGGAAAAAGGCAGAAAGGTAATCATCAATGCTCGGGATGAGGCTGAGAAGCGTCAGAACGACTATCTCGGAACCGAACACCTTCTCTTAGGCATACTCAAAGATGAAGACGGACTGCCTTTAATTATCCTCAAGAAGATGGGGATTTCCGTGGGCGAACTGCGTATCGAAGTAGAACGGAACCTGCCTACAAGCTCCAGCATCCTTGCCTTTGGTGATATCCCCTTTACACCCCGTGCAAAAAAGGTTCTTGAACTTGCTGTAGAGGAAGCCCGTCTTCTGGGCCACAGTTATATCGGAAGCGAACATCTTTTAACAGGGCTTATCAGAGAAGATGAGGGCATTGCAGGGAAGATACTCAGAAGCCTGGGCGCCAATCTTCTTGCAGCCCGCCAGCTGGCCATTAACCTTTCAATACGCGGGACACAGCAGGCTGTCAAGGAAAAGAAGAGCAAGACACCCGCGCTTGACGAGTTCGGAAGGGATATGACCCAGCTCGCAAGAAATGGCAAACTTGACCCGGTTATCGGCAGAACCAACGAGATAGAGAGGGTGCTTCAGATATTGGGGAGGAGGCTCAAAAATAACCCTGTTATTATCGGAGAGCCCGGAGTAGGAAAGACCGCTATTGTTGAGGGGCTTGCTCAAAGGATAATCAGCAAAGACGTTCCTGAGAACCTTTATAACAAGAGGATCATCAGCCTTGACCTCGGCGCTCTGATAGCAGGCACCAAATACAGGGGCCAGTTTGAGGAGAGACTTAAGCTGCTCATGAAGGAGATAACCCAATCCGATAACATTATACTCTTCATCGATGAGCTGCATACCCTTGTGGGTGCGGGCGCTGCAGAGGGCTCTGTCGACGCATCCAATATGCTTAAACCCGCGCTGTCAAACGGCGAGATACAGTGCATCGGCGCAACAACATCTGATGAGTACAGAAAATATATTGAAAAGGACGGCGCATTTGAGAGACGTTTCCAGCCGATATTCGTTCAGCCTCCTTCTGTTGAAGAAACCATTGACATGCTTAACGGCCTGAAGAAAAATTACGAATCACATCACAAGATAAAAATAAGTGATGAGGCTATCAAGGCATGTGTCAATCTTTCAGACAGATACATCACTGCCAGGTCGCTTCCTGATAAGGCTGTGGATGTTCTTGACGAGACAGGGGCAAGAATGAAACTGAAGATGTTCATGATGTCTCCTGAGCTCAGGGAGCTTGAATCTGAACTTAGAAGGGTCAATAAAGAGAAGGGGCTGTATATTAAGATCCACGATTTTGAAAAGGGAGCCGCTGCCAAGAAAGAGGAAGACAGGATAAGGGAACTCTATGACAGCCTTCTTGAGAAGTGGCGTGAGAACCAGCAGAATGACATCCCTGTCGTATATGAGGATGATATCGCATATACAGTATCAAAGATCACAGGCATCCCGCTTTACAGGCTTGAAGAGAATGAATCTGAGAAGCTTCTCCGCATGGAGGAAGAGCTTCATAGAAGCATAGTCGCGCAAGATGATGCCGTTAATGTTATTTCAAAGGCGATAAGGCGCTCACGCGCCGGGTTAAAGGCAAGGAAGCGTCCTATCGGCTCCTTCTTCTTCCTCGGCCCCACAGGTGTGGGCAAGACAGAGCTTGCCAAGTCCTTGGCCAAATTCCTCTTTAATGATGAAAACGCGCTTATAAAAATTGATATGTCTGAATATATGGAGAAGTTCAATGTCTCCAGGCTTACAGGCGCGCCTCCGGGATATGTAGGATATGAGGAGAGCGGCCAGCTTACAGAGACAGTAAGGAGGAGGCCCTATTCAGTCATACTCTTTGACGAGATAGAGAAGGCTCATCCGGATGTCTTCAATGTGCTTCTGCAGGTGCTTGATGAAGGGGTGCTTACTGATAATCTCGGAAGGAAAATTGATTTCAAGCACACGATAATAATAATGACATCTAATGTCGGCACAAGGTTCACCGACAACATGACTCCGCTTGGTTTTCAGAACGCGGCTTCAGAAGATAAATACAAAGAGATCAAAGATAGAGTTCTCAGCGAGCTTAAACAAAAGTTCAACCCGGAGTTCCTGAACCGCATTGATGATATTGTAGTCTTTCATCAGCTTGAGAAAGCACATTTGGTAAAGATCGTTGACCTTCTGATGATCGATCTCAATAAGCAGCTTCTTGATCAGGACATCACGGTAGAGCTGAGCGATGATACAATAGAGTGGCTGATCGACAATAATTATCAAACAGCTTACGGCGCAAGGCCTATGAGAAGGGCGATCCAGAAATATATAGAAGACCCTCTGTCCGAAGAGATCCTCAGGGGAAGATTCAGGGAATTAAAGAATATCAGGGTTGTTATTGAAGACGGCAAGCCTGTTTTTATTGAGAGCGGTGTGGAAGAGCTTGTATCCAGCTAA